The proteins below come from a single Alnus glutinosa chromosome 9, dhAlnGlut1.1, whole genome shotgun sequence genomic window:
- the LOC133877786 gene encoding histone H4 translates to MSGRGKGGKGLGKGGAKRHRKVLRDNIQGITKPAIRRLARRGGVKRISGLIYEETRGVLKIFLENVIRDAVTYTEHARRKTVTAMDVVYALKRQGRTLYGFGG, encoded by the coding sequence ATGTCGGGCCGTGGAAAGGGAGGCAAGGGGTTGGGCAAAGGGGGAGCTAAGCGTCATCGTAAGGTCCTCCGCGACAACATCCAGGGCATCACCAAGCCTGCTATTCGCCGTCTGGCTCGCAGGGGTGGTGTGAAGCGTATCAGCGGGCTGATCTACGAGGAGACCCGTGGAGTCCTGAAGATATTCCTCGAGAACGTGATTCGTGACGCAGTAACATACACCGAGCACGCGAGGAGGAAGACTGTCACGGCCATGGATGTCGTTTACGCTTTGAAGAGGCAAGGAAGGACTCTGTACGGGTTTGGAGGCTAG
- the LOC133877189 gene encoding ATP synthase small subunit 6, mitochondrial gives MPKFDPWSVFFKREWNRNWPFLVGFAITGTIITKMSLGLTEEDAKNSAFVQRHKR, from the exons atgcCGAAGTTCGATCCATGGTCCGTGTTCTTCAAGCGAGAGTGGAATCGGAACTGGCCGTTCCTGGTAGGGTTCGCCATCACCGGGACCATCATCACCAAGATGTCTCTCGGCCTCACAG AGGAAGATGCGAAGAACTCAGCCTTCGTTCAGAGGCACAAGAGGTAA
- the LOC133877187 gene encoding UDP-glucuronic acid decarboxylase 6 isoform X1, translated as MAQNTSNGEPQTTAKPPPLPSPLRFSKFFQSNMRILVTGGAGFIGSHLVDKLMENEKNEVIVADNYFTGSKDNLRKWIGHPRFELIRHDVTEPLLVEVDQIYHLACPASPIFYKYNPVKTIKTNVIGTLNMLGLAKRVGARILLTSTSEVYGDPLVHPQPESYWGNVNPIGVRSCYDEGKRVAETLMFDYHRQHGIEIRIARIFNTYGPRMNIDDGRVVSNFIAQALRNEPLTVQLPGTQTRSFCYVSDMVDGLIRLMGGEHTGPINIGNPGEFTMLELAETVKELINPEVEIKKVDNTPDDPRQRKPDITKATELLGWEPKVKLRDGLPLMEEDFRQRLGVAKKN; from the exons ATGGCCCAGAACACTTCGAACGGTGAGCCACAAACCACAGCTAAGCCGCCTCCATTGCCATCTCCATTGCGATTTTCCAAGTTTTTTCAG TCAAACATGAGGATTTTGGTCACTGGAGGAGCTGGATTCATCGGCTCTCACTTGGTCGATAAATTgatggaaaatgaaaaaaatgag GTGATTGTTGCTGATAACTACTTCACTGGATCAAAGGACAATCTTAGAAAATGGATTGGTCATCCGCGATTCGAGCTTATTCGTCACG atGTTACTGAGCCATTGTTGGTCGAGGTCGATCAGATTTACCATCTTGCATGCCCTGCTTCCCCAATTTTCTACAAGTACAATCCCGTCAAG ACAATAAAGACAAATGTAATTGGCACACTTAACATGCTGGGACTTGCCAAGCGAGTTGGAGCCAG AATTTTGCTTACATCAACTTCAGAGGTATATGGAGATCCTCTTGTGCATCCACAGCCAGAGAGCTACTGGGGAAATGTTAACCCAATTG GAGTTCGGAGCTGCTATGATGAGGGGAAGCGTGTAGCTGAGACTTTGATGTTTGATTATCATAGGCAGCATGGGATAG AAATTCGCATTGCTAGAATCTTTAACACATACGGGCCACGCATGAATATTGACGATGGGCGTGTGGTCAGCAATTTCATAGCTCAAGCACTTCG TAACGAACCCTTGACAGTCCAACTTCCCGGAACCCAAACTCGCAGTTTTTGTTATGTTTCTGACATG GTTGATGGCCTCATTCGTCTAATGGGAGGAGAGCACACTGGGCCGATCAACATTGGAAACCCAG GTGAATTTACCATGCTTGAACTTGCAGAGACAGTGAAGGAG CTTATTAATCCTGAGGTGGAGATAAAGAAGGTGGACAATACTCCTGACGATCCGCGGCAAAGGAAACCTGACATCACAAAGGCTACAGAACTGCTGGGATGGGAGCCAAAAGTCAAGTTGAGGGATGGCCTCCCCCTCATGGAGGAGGATTTCCGGCAGAGGCTTGGCGTGGCCAAAAAGAACTGA
- the LOC133877187 gene encoding UDP-glucuronic acid decarboxylase 5 isoform X2, translated as MRILVTGGAGFIGSHLVDKLMENEKNEVIVADNYFTGSKDNLRKWIGHPRFELIRHDVTEPLLVEVDQIYHLACPASPIFYKYNPVKTIKTNVIGTLNMLGLAKRVGARILLTSTSEVYGDPLVHPQPESYWGNVNPIGVRSCYDEGKRVAETLMFDYHRQHGIEIRIARIFNTYGPRMNIDDGRVVSNFIAQALRNEPLTVQLPGTQTRSFCYVSDMVDGLIRLMGGEHTGPINIGNPGEFTMLELAETVKELINPEVEIKKVDNTPDDPRQRKPDITKATELLGWEPKVKLRDGLPLMEEDFRQRLGVAKKN; from the exons ATGAGGATTTTGGTCACTGGAGGAGCTGGATTCATCGGCTCTCACTTGGTCGATAAATTgatggaaaatgaaaaaaatgag GTGATTGTTGCTGATAACTACTTCACTGGATCAAAGGACAATCTTAGAAAATGGATTGGTCATCCGCGATTCGAGCTTATTCGTCACG atGTTACTGAGCCATTGTTGGTCGAGGTCGATCAGATTTACCATCTTGCATGCCCTGCTTCCCCAATTTTCTACAAGTACAATCCCGTCAAG ACAATAAAGACAAATGTAATTGGCACACTTAACATGCTGGGACTTGCCAAGCGAGTTGGAGCCAG AATTTTGCTTACATCAACTTCAGAGGTATATGGAGATCCTCTTGTGCATCCACAGCCAGAGAGCTACTGGGGAAATGTTAACCCAATTG GAGTTCGGAGCTGCTATGATGAGGGGAAGCGTGTAGCTGAGACTTTGATGTTTGATTATCATAGGCAGCATGGGATAG AAATTCGCATTGCTAGAATCTTTAACACATACGGGCCACGCATGAATATTGACGATGGGCGTGTGGTCAGCAATTTCATAGCTCAAGCACTTCG TAACGAACCCTTGACAGTCCAACTTCCCGGAACCCAAACTCGCAGTTTTTGTTATGTTTCTGACATG GTTGATGGCCTCATTCGTCTAATGGGAGGAGAGCACACTGGGCCGATCAACATTGGAAACCCAG GTGAATTTACCATGCTTGAACTTGCAGAGACAGTGAAGGAG CTTATTAATCCTGAGGTGGAGATAAAGAAGGTGGACAATACTCCTGACGATCCGCGGCAAAGGAAACCTGACATCACAAAGGCTACAGAACTGCTGGGATGGGAGCCAAAAGTCAAGTTGAGGGATGGCCTCCCCCTCATGGAGGAGGATTTCCGGCAGAGGCTTGGCGTGGCCAAAAAGAACTGA
- the LOC133878439 gene encoding uncharacterized protein LOC133878439, whose product MLTIPNHSNQAQAGWRWRGCLASAFRTALACTIVGCTTLYGPASLQRQIPFPAFSYVTAILIVTDATLGDTLRGCWLALYATVQIVGPAILCLWLVGPAWFSTVTTALAVALSAFVVALPAESTHLVAKRIALGQTVILYVIAFVDGAHTEAVMHPVHVAASTAVGALACVLALLLPYPRLAYCEVKQKGKLLAENASERLKLFVQAFCAEDGTSSLALISQAKSCGTGTKFLQSIKRHQEGMQWERFPVKIFQPWHKNAGVRLQDIEILFRGMELALTSTSSYPVKMLDEELRDDLLRLSIKQAESFLPCDPVSTVPESTATEDIMKSLPTLQTIPITHQDLPSFFFLFCMNFLHNKSLTRPSVPKQDKWNENSTDNHPCKINLFCFKGIWNSNRLMPAFKCSLSLGLAVLFGLLYSKENGYWSGLPVAISLASAREPTFKAANVKAQGTLLGTVYGVLGCFLFEKLLPIRFLSLLPWFILTSFLRRSRMYGQAGGISAVIGAVPILGRKNFGPPSEFAIARITETFIGLSCSIMVELIFQPTRASTLSKILLSKSLGTLHECVDSVSLGISSKLSDLEENQKRLQIQVSEMEKVIEEAEVEPNFWFLPFHSACYGRLFQSLSKMVDLLHFIAQTVKYISLQQESQEGSWKEVVDKLNDDLKLFKEMVGSSIKCSEQVTSIKSLTLLEKELEKKNVSCDDLESGKPRDPKIVMVSSLHEKEMEEIIDSYLQHSEELLDKIHDQNELKCQGVLSLTALGFCMSSLVKETSEIEKEIKELVQWENPSSHIDLNEISSKIHALYKL is encoded by the exons atgctaaCCATTCCCAACCATTCCAACCAAGCTCAAGCAGGGTGGCGCTGGCGCGGGTGCCTCGCCTCCGCGTTCCGAACCGCGTTGGCCTGCACCATTGTCGGTTGCACCACCCTGTACGGCCCCGCCTCCCTCCAACGCCAAATACCCTTCCCGGCATTTTCCTATGTGACAGCAATCCTCATTGTCACCGACGCAACATTAGGCGACACCCTCCGTGGCTGCTGGCTCGCTCTCTACGCCACGGTCCAGATCGTCGGTCCAGCTATTTTGTGCCTGTGGCTGGTTGGACCGGCCTGGTTCTCTACCGTGACCACTGCTCTGGCGGTGGCGCTTAGCGCATTTGTGGTGGCCCTGCCAGCTGAGTCCACCCACTTGGTAGCTAAGCGCATAGCGTTGGGCCAGACTGTGATTTTGTACGTAATAGCTTTTGTCGATGGCGCGCACACTGAAGCTGTCATGCACCCAGTTCACGTGGCAGCAAGTACTGCAGTTGGAGCCTTGGCTTGTGTTCTCGCCTTGTTGCTTCCTTACCCACGGCTAGCCTATTGCGAG GTGAAACAGAAGGGCAAGCTACTGGCTGAGAATGCATCAGAGAGGCTAAAGCTGTTTGTGCAAGCATTTTGTGCCGAGGATGGCACATCCTCACTTGCATTAATCTCTCAAGCTAAGTCATGTGGAACAGGAAccaaatttcttcaaagtatCAAAAGGCACCAA GAAGGCATGCAGTGGGAGAGATTTCCAGTCAAAATTTTCCAACCCTGGCACAAAAACGCAGGAGTTAGACTGCAAGACATAGAGATACTCTTTAGAGGGATGGAATTGGCTTTAACGAGTACCTCTTCATATCCAGTCAAAATGCTGGATGAAGAGCTCAGAGATGATCTGCTTCGACTATCCATAAAACAAGCCGAGAGCTTTTTGCCTTGTGATCCAGTAAGTACTGTTCCCGAGTCCACTGCAACAGAAGATATAATGAAGTCCCTCCCAACCCTTCAAACCATTCCAATAACCCACCAAGATTTaccctcttttttcttcttattttgcaTGAATTTCCTCCATAACAAATCATTGACCAGACCATCTGTTCCCAAACAAGACAAATGGAATGAGAATTCTACTGATAATCATCCATGTAAAATAAATTTGTTCTGCTTCAAAGGGATTTGGAATAGCAACAGGCTAATGCCAGCATTCAAATGCTCACTTTCCTTAGGCCTTGCAGTACTATTTGGGTTGCTATATAGCAAGGAAAATGGATATTGGTCAGGACTCCCAGTGGCAATCAGTCTCGCATCAGCCAGGGAGCCAACATTCAAAGCTGCCAACGTTAAAGCACAGGGGACTCTCTTAGGAACAGTGTATGGAGTATTGGGATGCTTTCTTTTTGAAAAGCTCTTGCCAATAAGATTCTTATCTCTTCTCCCTTGGTTCATTCTCACCAGTTTTCTCCGGCGTAGCCGAATGTACGGCCAAGCCGGAGGAATTTCTGCAGTCATTGGGGCAGTACCAATACTTGGCAGGAAAAATTTTGGTCCCCCAAGTGAATTTGCTATAGCAAGAATTACTGAAACCTTCATTGGATTGTCATGTTCAATCATGGTTGAACTTATCTTTCAGCCCACTAGAGCTTCAACTCTATCAAAAATTCTACTCTCTAAAAGTCTTGGAACATTGCACGAGTGTGTCGATTCAGTAAGCCTTGGAATTAGCAGCAAATTATCCGATTTGGAAGAGAACCAAAAGAGGCTGCAAATTCAAGTAAGTGAGATGGAAAAGGTCATTGAGGAAGCTGAGGTGGAACCCAATTTCTGGTTTTTGCCTTTTCACAGTGCTTGCTATGGTAGGCTATTTCAGTCATTGTCAAAAATGGTTgatctcttgcattttattgcTCAGACGGTGAAATATATATCTCTCCAGCAAGAATCACAAGAGGGTTCTTGGAAGGAGGTTGTCGACAAGCTAAACGACGACCTTAAACTTTTCAAGGAAATGGTCGGGTCGTCAATTAAGTGTTCTGAACAAGTCACTTCCATAAAGTCGCTCACATTGCTTGAAAAGGAGCTCGAGAAGAAAAATGTTTCTTGTGATGATCTTGAGTCTGGAAAACCACGAGACCCAAAAATTGTCATGGTTTCCAGTTTACATGAGAAGGAGATGGAGGAGATAATAGATTCATATCTGCAACATTCGGAAGAACTTCTAGACAAAATCCATGATCAAAACGAGCTCAAGTGCCAGGGGGTTCTAAGTTTGACAGCCTTGGGGTTTTGCATGAGTAGTTTAGTGAAAGAGACCAGTGAGATTGAAAAGGAAATCAAGGAACTGGTTCAGTGGGAGAATCCTTCAAGCCACATTGACTTAAACGAAATCTCATCTAAAATACATGCTTTATACAAATTATAA